From one Musa acuminata AAA Group cultivar baxijiao chromosome BXJ2-6, Cavendish_Baxijiao_AAA, whole genome shotgun sequence genomic stretch:
- the LOC103987698 gene encoding secoisolariciresinol dehydrogenase-like has protein sequence MTTASTRSPMANCSAVAATLGRRLEGKVAVVTGGAAGAGEATARLFVHHGAKVVIADIRDELGLSVAASIGTDDVITYVHCDVAKEEDVGSAVDLAVAKYGGLDIMFNNAAIIDRNRPRITDVDIADFDRVLGVNVTGVFNGIKHAARVMVAAAAAGRQRRHGGSIINNGSVGSVIGGVAPHAYIASKHAVVGLTRSAAAELGQQGIRVNCISPFAYATALACDFIHMDAERLEEWIGGVSNLKGPVLRAEDVAHAAVYLGSDESGYVSGHNFVIDGGFTTANNAFGLFK, from the exons ATGACTACAGCATCAACAAGATCTCCAATGGCTAATTGCAGCGCGGTTGCAGCTACACTTGGGAGGAG gCTGGAAGGAAAGGTTGCGGTCGTTACTGGCGGAGCTGCCGGGGCCGGCGAGGCAACCGCCAGGCTCTTCGTTCACCATGGAGCGAAGGTGGTGATCGCTGACATCCGAGATGAGCTGGGCCTTTCCGTCGCGGCCAGCATCGGCACGGACGACGTGATCACCTACGTGCACTGCGACGTGGCCAAGGAGGAGGATGTCGGGAGCGCCGTCGACCTGGCCGTCGCCAAGTATGGCGGCCTCGACATCATGTTCAACAACGCCGCCATCATCGACCGCAACCGTCCAAGGATCACGGACGTCGACATCGCCGACTTCGACCGGGTGCTGGGCGTGAACGTGACCGGGGTGTTCAACGGGATAAAGCACGCTGCGCGTGTCATGGTGGCGGCGGCCGCGGCCGGGCGGCAACGGCGGCACGGGGGGAGCATCATCAACAACGGGAGCGTGGGGTCGGTGATCGGAGGGGTGGCGCCGCACGCGTACATCGCGTCGAAGCATGCGGTGGTGGGGCTGACGAGGAGCGCGGCGGCGGAGCTGGGGCAGCAGGGGATACGGGTGAACTGCATCTCGCCCTTCGCGTACGCCACGGCGCTGGCCTGCGACTTCATCCACATGGACGCCGAGCGCTTGGAGGAGTGGATCGGCGGGGTCAGCAACCTCAAGGGACCGGTGCTGAGGGCGGAGGACGTGGCACACGCCGCAGTCTACCTGGGGAGCGACGAGTCCGGGTATGTAAGCGGCCACAACTTCGTCATCGACGGCGGCTTCACCACCGCGAACAATGCCTTTGGTCTATTCAAGTAG
- the LOC135613563 gene encoding B3 domain-containing protein Os11g0156000-like, giving the protein MSMNPMSQQQQQQQQQHHHGTWPREPAMHLYHHPCQLEQREGHHEREQMFEKCLTPSDVGKLNRLVIPKQHAEKYFPLDGNSGEKDLALSFEDETGKPWRFRYSYWSSSQSYVLTKGWSRFVKEKKLDAGDVVLFQRPRGGGDRLYIGCRRQGANETPSPARTATGLNEKAPWSRVHRTAAGPHPVSPSGACSRQAPVQQDGLRHAGETRQAAAENTAVAPGGKAKRLRLFGVNLECGPASDRRPLHSASWL; this is encoded by the exons ATGTCCATGAACCCAATGtcacagcaacagcagcagcagcagcagcagcatcaccATGGAACATGGCCTCGGGAGCCAGCCATGCACCTCTACCACCACCCCTGCCAACTGGAGCAGAGAGAAGGCCACCATGAGAGGGAGCAGATGTTTGAGAAGTGTCTCACTCCCAGTGACGTGGGGAAGCTCAACAGGCTGGTGATACCCAAACAGCACGCCGAGAAGTACTTCCCCCTCGACGGCAACTCGGGCGAGAAAGACCTGGCGCTGAGCTTCGAGGACGAGACCGGCAAGCCGTGGCGGTTTCGCTACTCCTACTGGAGCAGCAGCCAGAGCTACGTGCTGACCAAAGGCTGGAGCCGCTTCGTCAAGGAGAAGAAGCTCGACGCAGGCGACGTCGTCCTCTTCCAGCGTCCACGAGGCGGCGGCGACCGCCTCTACATCGGGTGCAGGCGCCAAGGTGCAAACGAGACCCCGTCACCGGCTCGCACCGCCACCGGGCTCAACGAGAAAGCGCCGTGGAGCCGAGTGCACCGCACGGCCGCAGGGCCTCATCCAGTGAGCCCGAGCGGCGCCTGCTCACGTCAGGCTCCGGTGCAACAGGACGGCCTTCGTCATGCAG GAGAGACGAGGCAAGCCGCAGCGGAGAACACAGCAGTAGCACCTGGGGGCAAAGCAAAGCGACTGAGATTATTCGGCGTGAACTTGGAGTGCGGCCCGGCCTCCGACCGCCGGCCTTTGCATTCCGCCTCATGGTTATGA